In the Thermoanaerobacter uzonensis DSM 18761 genome, TTAAACTATTATTACAAATTTACTGGTATGGCAGTTTAACCCTCACTATGGTACCTTTCCCTACTTCGCTTTCTATGCTTACCTCCCCTTTGTGAAGTTCTACAATTTGTTTTACAATAGAAAGTCCTAATCCTGTACCTCCAAGCTCTCTGGATCTAGCTTTATCTACTCTATAAAACCTTTCAAAAATTCGAGGCAGGTCTTCTTTAGGAATTCCTATACCGTTGTCTTCCACAATGAAGCTTGCAAAATTTTCATCATATTCTGTTATAACTTTTATCATTCCGCTTTCTGGAGTGTATTTTATAGCATTAGTTACTAAGTTAACTATTACTTGTTCCATTTTATCTTTGTCAATATAGACTTGCCTTGGCGCTTCTTGAAGGTCTACGATAAGTTTTTGATTTTTCTTATGAGCTTCAATAGAAAGCCTGTTTATTACATAAATTACTACCTCATTTAAATTTTTGTGCTCAAGTTTTAGGTTACTACCTTCAGAATCCATTTTTGATAATAAAAGTAAATCTTTTACAAGACGTGTCATCCTATCGGCTTCTGAATCTATTATTTTTAGAAATCTTTTCGAATATTCAGTATCTACATCGCTGTAAAGAAGAGTCTCAACATAGCTTTTTATAGTAGCAAGAGGAGTTCTAAGCTCATGAGAGACATTTGCCACAAACTCCTTCCTCATGGTATCTAATTTATGTTGTTCCGTAATATCGTGAAGCACATAAACATATCCTTCTATTTGTTGATTGTTTTTTAACGGAGCTATGTTAACTGTTAAAACCTTGTTTCCGCAATTCATTGTAGCTACTGCATCTTCTTTTTGTAAATTTAGTATTCCCTCTATTGGCATCCCTAATTCTAATTTCACATTTAATATTTTTTCGGCAGCCTCATTATAGTGTATTATCTTGCCTTTTGCATCAGTTGCCACAACACCATCGGTCATAAATCGTATGATAGCTTCTATTTTCTTTTTTTCACCTTGAATGTCATTTAAAGTCTGCTTTAACCGCAAAGATAAAAAATTAAACATTTCACCTAATTTTCCTATTTCATCATTAGATTTTATCTTTATCGTCACATCAAAATTGCCTTCTGCCATCTTTTGTGCATATTTTGTCACTTCTTTAATGGGATCTGTTATAGTTTTGGACAAAATATACCCAAGCACTACAGTAATTCCAACAGCAAAAAGAGTAGCACTCAAAAGAATTAAATTGACATCTGATAGAGTCTCATATATTCCATTTAAAGAACCGCTGATATACACAACACCATTTATTTTACCATCGCTATTATAAACTGGCATGGCAAAACTTTTTATTTTCCCACTAGAATTATAGTCATCAGTAACTTCACTTCCGATTTCCCCTGATAGGGCTTTGACAATAGCGGGAGTCATCATTTTTCCCTTGTCTCCAGTTGAACTGGCCAAAATATTCCCTTTATTATCCAAAATATATACGTATTTCACATTTGAATTGGGACCCATGTACATATTTATAATGTTTTTTAAACTTTTTGCATCCATGTTGTCTTTAAGGGTAAAAGAAATGCCGCGTACCTGCGCTTCAAGGTAATTGTCAAAATTATTCATGTGGTAATTTTCAAGAGATTTATAAAGATATACCCATATGATTTCCATTGCTACAAGTATTAACAAAGTATATATGAGAATTATTTTCCATTGAATACTTTTAAATCTGCTTTTCATCGCTAAAATAGTAACCAACCCCTCTTTTTGTGTGAATAAGCTTGGGGTTACTGGGGTCATCTTCTATTTTTTCTCTCAGTCTTCTTATGGTGACATCTACAGTTCTAATATCACCCAGGTATTCATAACCCCATACTTTTTCTAATAGCATTTCGCGAGAAAAAATAAGCCCTTTGTTTAAAATGAGAAATCTCAAAAGTTCAAACTCTCTAGAGGTAAGTTCTATCTCTTTATTGTTTTTTTCTATTTTATATTTTGACATATCAATTTTTAAATTTTTTACGTAGATAACATTCCCAGGCTCATTTCCATTTAAACTAATTCTCCTTAAATTAGCTTTTACTCTTGCTATGAGTTCTCTTACAGAAAAAGGTTTTGTTATGTAATCATCAGCTCCCAATTCCAATCCCAGTACTTTGTCTACTTCTTCCTCTTTAGCCGTCAGCATCAAAATAGGTATGGTCATTGACTGCCTTAGAGTCCTTAACACTGAAAAACCGTCTAATTTAGGCAACATCACATCAAGTATTATTAAATCTGGATTTTGTTCTTTTGCTATTTTTAAAGCTTCTTCCCCATCATAAGCTTCATAAGTTATGTATCCCTCTTTTTCCAGATTGTATTTGATTATCTCAACTATAGGCTTCTCATCATCAACTATAAGTATTCTGTAACTCATTTTAGTTCCCCCTTGTCCTTTTTATAGGGTTAAAGCAAGAAGAGCAATGCTCTTCTTGCTTTATTTTACTGAGTCTACAAATTTCTCTAAATTTTGTCCTGTAACTTTATAAAAACTCTCACTTAAACTTAATCCTTTTCCCAAATATTTTAAAATATTTCTTATGCTTTGCATCCCATATTTATCAGCTATGGCTTTTACTATTTCAAAAGACCTCTTATAGGCCATTGTCTCATCTAATTGGTTAAAATTATAAGTCAACTCTTTAAGAGAATATGGCTTATCAGTTGTTATGCCTTCACCCCAGATAAAACCGTTTTCTCGATATTCTTCCAGAAGGGCTATACCTTCTGTAAACCATACAGGGTAATTGCCTTTTGCAATATCATCTACAATAAGGTGGGCAAATTCGTGTACAATCGGTCCGTCATGCTCAAAAACTTTTTCTATGTCTTCTGTAGGACTAATCCACAATTCAGGTGATACTATGCTTATGACTCCATTTAAATAAAGCCCCATAGCAGTATCCCCTTTTGCAAGTGAAAAGTCTCTATTCATTTTTTTAGGGTCATGGTACATTATAATGACAGTTTTACCGGCTGGTTTGTAACCTAAATCTTTAGTAACACTATCATAATGTTTTTCTGCAATTTTTAAAACAAGAGAAACATATTTTTCATCTTGTTGTGTATATCGCACTATAAAGTGTTCACTTTGTGCTGTTTTGTAATCTTTTACATTATCTGTTAAACCATTTTCTTTTATTTCTCTCACATATGGATAGGAAACTACCATAATTTTGTTAGCATAATAAAGAGAAATGACCAAAATAAGTGCAAAAGCAAAAACGATAATTTTCTTTTTCATCCTGTATCACCTCACACACATTTAAAACTCTGTATGTAATTTATATGTAGAGGCTTTTATATGTATGAAGCGATACAGGTTTTTTGACAAATATAATTACAACTGTATTATAACATTCATAAATACTTGTAGCAACCCCACAAAAATAAAAAGCCCTCCATAGGGCTTCAGTTTGTTGACAAAGTCAAAAATTTTTTGAAGAAGATATTTTGCATCGTAGCTCCGATGTTCCAAAGCGACAAAACTAAAGCTTGACCTTCGGGTTCCGGCAGGGTCCCGGGCACATTCGACATCCTTGTCTTAGTGCCCGCCTCCGCCATCCGTGGCTTCGGCCCTGCCTTCACCCTCAGTCTCACTAAGTTTTGTTAGCGCTTTGTCACAAGTCGCACCGATTGCAAAATATCTTCTTTTCGAAAGTTTGTCTACAGTCTGAAGCCCTCCATAGGGCTTGTCACAATTTCATCTATTTAAATATAATAAAGGATTAACTGGAACACCATTTTTTCTAACTTCAAAGTGAAGATGAGAGCCTGTTGCACGACCTGTCGAACCTACCAAAGCAATTTTTTGTCCTTTCGCCACTTTATCGCCTTTCTTAACAAGGAGTTTACTAGCATGCCCGTAATAAGTAACATAACCATTGTGATGGTCAATTTTCACTAAATATCCATAGCCACTTTCCCAACCTGAAAATATAACAGTACCTCCATCTGCAGCATAGATAGGAGTCCCTTCTGAAGCTGCTATATCAACTCCCGTATGAAAGCTCCCCCATCTAGGACCAAATCGTGAAGTTATTGTCCCTCTCGCAGGATAATTAAAGGACCCTGTAGCAATATACGATATTCTTTTCGAACCTACAGCAACTATTTTGTTGATAGGATTTTCAAGGACATTTTCGTTCTTTATTTTTTTTGAAACTTCAATGCCATTGTAACTTACAACAACAGCAGTTACCTCTTTCAAGCCTTTTTTACCTTCTACTAACACTTTAGACTGATTGGTATACAGTTTGTCATCTTTAGTAAGCTTTGTCTCAAAAGGTATTTCCTCTTTGTAAACTATTCTCTTTTCAGTAACAACCGTGACATTAGGTACAGCAGAAAATAAATATATTATTTGTCCTGGTTTTAAATTTTCTGTAAGGCCAGGATTTAATTTTAAAATATCATCAATGTACATGTCGTGGTCTCTTGCAATAGACCACAAACTATCGTTTTCTTTTACAGTATATGTAACAGCTTTTTTTACAGGTTGTTGCAATATTTTTAACGCTTCCTCAAAGTTTACTAAATATTTTGGAGGTATGTACTTTTCTTCAATTTTGACATCCTCTTTAAAATACGTTCTATCAGAATCCTTTGCGTATTTATTCTTTAACATTTCAAGAACCTTATTTGCCTCTTCTTCATTTTTTAACGCAGTCACAAACTTGCCATCTACTATTATGGCAGCAGCTTTGCAGCTAAAACTCATAGCATTTTCCAAATTAGCATAAATTTTATGTACATCTGTCAACTCTTTATTTGATACTCTTACCCTTTCAAATTTTATTTGCTGATTTAAAACTATATCCGTTCCTGTCTTTTGCTTTTCTTTTTTATGTAATTCTTCTATAAAACTTTTTACCTCATCTATATTCTTGGTAATTCCAATAGTTTCACCATCTACTGTTATCTTGTAGGCAAATGCTTCCTCATATACAATAAAAGAAAGACCTATGGACAGTGCTACCACAAAA is a window encoding:
- a CDS encoding M23 family metallopeptidase, which codes for MGKAGDKSYKFFLGLLKTYKNNIIAFVVALSIGLSFIVYEEAFAYKITVDGETIGITKNIDEVKSFIEELHKKEKQKTGTDIVLNQQIKFERVRVSNKELTDVHKIYANLENAMSFSCKAAAIIVDGKFVTALKNEEEANKVLEMLKNKYAKDSDRTYFKEDVKIEEKYIPPKYLVNFEEALKILQQPVKKAVTYTVKENDSLWSIARDHDMYIDDILKLNPGLTENLKPGQIIYLFSAVPNVTVVTEKRIVYKEEIPFETKLTKDDKLYTNQSKVLVEGKKGLKEVTAVVVSYNGIEVSKKIKNENVLENPINKIVAVGSKRISYIATGSFNYPARGTITSRFGPRWGSFHTGVDIAASEGTPIYAADGGTVIFSGWESGYGYLVKIDHHNGYVTYYGHASKLLVKKGDKVAKGQKIALVGSTGRATGSHLHFEVRKNGVPVNPLLYLNR
- a CDS encoding response regulator; this encodes MSYRILIVDDEKPIVEIIKYNLEKEGYITYEAYDGEEALKIAKEQNPDLIILDVMLPKLDGFSVLRTLRQSMTIPILMLTAKEEEVDKVLGLELGADDYITKPFSVRELIARVKANLRRISLNGNEPGNVIYVKNLKIDMSKYKIEKNNKEIELTSREFELLRFLILNKGLIFSREMLLEKVWGYEYLGDIRTVDVTIRRLREKIEDDPSNPKLIHTKRGVGYYFSDEKQI
- a CDS encoding peptidase MA family metallohydrolase; translation: MKKKIIVFAFALILVISLYYANKIMVVSYPYVREIKENGLTDNVKDYKTAQSEHFIVRYTQQDEKYVSLVLKIAEKHYDSVTKDLGYKPAGKTVIIMYHDPKKMNRDFSLAKGDTAMGLYLNGVISIVSPELWISPTEDIEKVFEHDGPIVHEFAHLIVDDIAKGNYPVWFTEGIALLEEYRENGFIWGEGITTDKPYSLKELTYNFNQLDETMAYKRSFEIVKAIADKYGMQSIRNILKYLGKGLSLSESFYKVTGQNLEKFVDSVK
- a CDS encoding ATP-binding protein, with protein sequence MKSRFKSIQWKIILIYTLLILVAMEIIWVYLYKSLENYHMNNFDNYLEAQVRGISFTLKDNMDAKSLKNIINMYMGPNSNVKYVYILDNKGNILASSTGDKGKMMTPAIVKALSGEIGSEVTDDYNSSGKIKSFAMPVYNSDGKINGVVYISGSLNGIYETLSDVNLILLSATLFAVGITVVLGYILSKTITDPIKEVTKYAQKMAEGNFDVTIKIKSNDEIGKLGEMFNFLSLRLKQTLNDIQGEKKKIEAIIRFMTDGVVATDAKGKIIHYNEAAEKILNVKLELGMPIEGILNLQKEDAVATMNCGNKVLTVNIAPLKNNQQIEGYVYVLHDITEQHKLDTMRKEFVANVSHELRTPLATIKSYVETLLYSDVDTEYSKRFLKIIDSEADRMTRLVKDLLLLSKMDSEGSNLKLEHKNLNEVVIYVINRLSIEAHKKNQKLIVDLQEAPRQVYIDKDKMEQVIVNLVTNAIKYTPESGMIKVITEYDENFASFIVEDNGIGIPKEDLPRIFERFYRVDKARSRELGGTGLGLSIVKQIVELHKGEVSIESEVGKGTIVRVKLPYQ